Proteins encoded by one window of Kineococcus rhizosphaerae:
- a CDS encoding MFS transporter, with protein MPAPPDHRPPAPADTAHRAATGPGPVEPGAPRRAGTLARTLLPASITVTVLASSSAPTPLYATYEREWGFGALTTTVVFGVYALAVLLALLVLGRLSDHLGRRPVLLVALAVQVVAVLVLATAPEVAELLLARVLQGLSTGAAVGAAGAMALDVDPRRGALANSVAPPVGTATGAVLSAAVVQFLPWPTHLVYLLLLALYVLQGVAVALAPETVRRDGTAWARALSSLVPRIGLPRRLRAPFAVAAPVVFAVWALAGLYGSLAPSLVRTVLGWDSPFAGASTLSLQTAVAAVTVAATYSTAARTGVVVAVVALAAGMALTLLALSGTSAAVFFLGTAVAGVGFGAGFQGGIRLVVPRAEPSERAGVLSSVYVAAYLGLGLPAVLAGFLVVHGPGLLTTARGYAVAVVVLAAVAALAMLRRPARG; from the coding sequence GTGCCCGCACCCCCGGACCACCGCCCGCCCGCCCCGGCCGACACCGCGCACCGCGCCGCGACCGGCCCCGGGCCGGTCGAGCCGGGCGCGCCGCGCCGGGCCGGCACCCTCGCCCGCACCCTGCTGCCCGCCTCGATCACCGTCACCGTGCTGGCCTCCTCCAGCGCCCCGACCCCGCTGTACGCCACCTACGAGCGCGAGTGGGGTTTCGGCGCGCTCACGACGACCGTGGTCTTCGGCGTCTACGCCCTCGCCGTCCTGCTGGCCCTGCTGGTGCTGGGCCGGTTGTCCGACCACCTGGGCCGGCGGCCGGTGCTGCTGGTGGCGCTGGCCGTGCAGGTCGTGGCGGTGCTCGTGCTGGCCACGGCCCCGGAGGTCGCCGAGCTCCTGCTCGCCCGCGTGCTGCAGGGGCTCTCGACCGGCGCGGCGGTGGGCGCGGCGGGCGCGATGGCGCTGGACGTCGACCCGCGGCGCGGGGCGCTCGCGAACTCCGTGGCCCCACCGGTCGGCACGGCGACGGGGGCGGTGCTGTCGGCCGCCGTCGTGCAGTTCCTGCCGTGGCCGACCCACCTGGTGTACCTGCTGCTGCTGGCCCTGTACGTGCTGCAGGGGGTGGCGGTGGCGCTGGCCCCCGAGACCGTCCGGCGCGACGGGACCGCCTGGGCCCGGGCGCTGTCCTCGCTGGTGCCGCGCATCGGGCTGCCGCGCCGGTTGCGGGCCCCGTTCGCCGTCGCGGCGCCGGTGGTGTTCGCGGTGTGGGCGCTGGCTGGGTTGTACGGCTCGCTGGCCCCCTCGCTCGTGCGGACCGTCCTGGGCTGGGACTCGCCGTTCGCGGGGGCCTCGACGTTGTCCCTGCAGACCGCCGTCGCCGCGGTCACCGTGGCCGCGACGTACTCGACCGCCGCCCGGACCGGCGTCGTCGTCGCGGTCGTGGCGCTGGCGGCCGGGATGGCGCTGACCCTGCTGGCGCTGTCCGGCACGTCGGCGGCGGTCTTCTTCCTCGGCACGGCCGTCGCCGGGGTGGGTTTCGGCGCGGGTTTCCAGGGCGGGATCCGCCTGGTCGTGCCCCGGGCCGAACCGTCCGAGCGGGCCGGGGTGCTGTCCTCGGTGTACGTCGCGGCCTACCTCGGTCTGGGGCTGCCGGCGGTGCTCGCCGGGTTCCTGGTCGTCCACGGCCCGGGGTTGCTGACGACCGCGCGGGGGTACGCCGTGGCGGTCGTGGTGCTGGCCGCGGTGGCCGCCCTGGCGATGCTGCGCCGCCCGGCCCGCGGCTGA
- a CDS encoding aldo/keto reductase — translation MTTTDDRTGTAPAAASGTFLIGGDLPVHRLGYGTMQLPGPGVWGPSRDRDGALRVLRRAADLGVDLFDTADAYGPGVAEELVHDALHPYDGIVVATKVGFTRPGPGRWATDGRPSHLRAATEASLRRLGVERVDLLQLHRIDPAVPLADQVGTLADLQREGKVRHLGLSEVSVAELDAASTIAPIATVQNLYNLADRSSQDLLRVCEQRGTGFIPWFPLATGQLSDPRGPLARLAGSLGLAPSQVALAWLLGSSPILLPIPGTSSVAHLEENVAAAGTVLDPAVLARLDRLA, via the coding sequence GTGACCACGACCGACGACCGGACCGGCACCGCACCCGCGGCCGCCTCCGGCACCTTCCTCATCGGCGGCGACCTGCCGGTGCACCGCCTCGGGTACGGCACGATGCAGCTGCCCGGCCCCGGGGTCTGGGGACCCTCCCGCGACCGCGACGGGGCCCTGCGGGTCCTGCGCCGCGCGGCGGACCTGGGGGTCGACCTCTTCGACACCGCCGACGCCTACGGCCCGGGGGTCGCGGAGGAACTCGTCCACGACGCACTGCACCCCTACGACGGGATCGTCGTGGCGACCAAGGTCGGTTTCACCCGCCCGGGTCCGGGACGCTGGGCCACCGACGGGCGCCCGTCGCACCTGCGGGCCGCGACCGAGGCCAGTCTGCGGCGGCTGGGGGTGGAACGCGTCGACCTGCTCCAGCTGCACCGGATCGACCCGGCGGTGCCGCTGGCCGACCAGGTCGGGACGCTGGCGGACCTGCAGCGGGAGGGGAAGGTCCGCCACCTCGGGTTGAGCGAGGTCAGCGTCGCGGAACTGGACGCCGCCTCCACGATCGCCCCGATCGCGACGGTGCAGAACCTGTACAACCTGGCCGACCGCTCCTCGCAGGACCTGCTGCGGGTCTGCGAGCAGCGCGGGACCGGGTTCATCCCGTGGTTCCCGCTGGCCACCGGGCAGCTCAGCGACCCGCGCGGCCCCCTGGCCCGCCTCGCGGGTTCCCTGGGCCTGGCCCCGTCGCAGGTGGCGCTGGCGTGGCTGCTGGGCAGTTCCCCCATCCTGCTGCCGATCCCGGGGACCTCCTCGGTCGCGCACCTGGAGGAGAACGTCGCCGCGGCCGGCACCGTGCTCGACCCGGCGGTCCTCGCCCGGCTCGACCGGCTCGCCTGA
- a CDS encoding isochorismatase family protein has product MRFSPDDTAVVVTDPQNDVLRPANPAWALLSGALHDNDTVANLQTLLEGAAGSGYGVFVSPHYNFDADLRWRFGGPIETMMHEEKMFSRSSALSLDGFRGSGADWLENLAPVIEDGKTVVTSPHKIFGPASNDLVLQLRKRGTTRVVLAGMLANLCVESHLRELLEAGFQVAVAADAVAAPRHPDFGDGNTAAQINYRFLTDTVLPTEQVVAALRAGAGA; this is encoded by the coding sequence GTGAGATTCTCCCCCGACGACACCGCCGTGGTCGTCACCGACCCGCAGAACGACGTCCTGCGCCCGGCGAACCCCGCGTGGGCACTGCTGAGCGGTGCGTTGCACGACAACGACACGGTGGCGAACCTGCAGACCCTCCTCGAAGGGGCCGCCGGGTCCGGGTACGGCGTCTTCGTCTCCCCGCACTACAACTTCGACGCCGACCTGCGGTGGCGCTTCGGGGGCCCGATCGAGACGATGATGCACGAGGAGAAGATGTTCTCACGGTCCTCGGCGTTGTCCCTCGACGGTTTCCGCGGGTCGGGGGCGGACTGGCTGGAGAACCTGGCCCCCGTGATCGAAGACGGGAAGACCGTGGTCACGAGCCCGCACAAGATCTTCGGCCCGGCCTCGAACGACCTCGTCCTGCAACTGCGCAAGCGCGGGACCACCCGCGTGGTGCTGGCCGGGATGCTCGCCAACCTCTGCGTCGAGTCGCACCTGCGGGAACTCCTGGAGGCCGGGTTCCAGGTCGCGGTGGCCGCCGACGCGGTCGCCGCGCCGCGCCACCCGGACTTCGGCGACGGGAACACGGCGGCGCAGATCAACTACCGCTTCCTGACCGACACCGTCCTGCCCACCGAACAGGTGGTCGCCGCCCTGCGCGCAGGCGCCGGCGCCTGA
- a CDS encoding alpha/beta fold hydrolase, producing MTAPTDVPTRREFRSDDAPTEFAEHGGYRYAYRRFGPRGGTPLVLCLRFRGTMDHWDPAFLEVLSDERDVVVFDNRGLNLTSGPPAQSIEEMGRGLLDLLDALGLPEVDVLGWSLGGMVAQAAVLAEPGRFRHLVVAGSTSQGVPGQPAPEPKVWQVAGRGANDDEDFLYLFFPETPAGRAAGLASLRRLDHRLLASGAVASPEAVQGQLTAIRTFTEGFWERLPELTLPVLVANGSHDVMINSYATYAMSTRLPDARALLYSDAGHGFLFQHAEEFGAEVLRFLRG from the coding sequence GTGACCGCACCCACCGACGTCCCCACCCGCCGGGAGTTCCGCTCCGACGACGCCCCCACCGAGTTCGCCGAGCACGGCGGGTACCGCTACGCCTACCGGCGGTTCGGCCCACGAGGCGGAACCCCCCTCGTCCTGTGCCTGCGCTTCCGCGGCACGATGGACCACTGGGACCCCGCCTTCCTGGAGGTCCTCAGCGACGAGCGCGACGTGGTCGTGTTCGACAACCGCGGGCTGAACCTCACCTCGGGCCCGCCCGCGCAGTCCATCGAGGAGATGGGCCGTGGCCTGCTCGACCTGCTCGACGCGCTGGGGTTGCCCGAGGTCGACGTCCTGGGCTGGTCCCTGGGCGGGATGGTCGCCCAGGCCGCGGTGCTGGCCGAACCGGGGCGGTTCCGCCACCTCGTCGTCGCCGGCAGCACGTCGCAGGGGGTCCCGGGTCAGCCCGCGCCCGAGCCGAAGGTCTGGCAGGTCGCCGGGCGCGGGGCGAACGACGACGAGGACTTCCTCTACCTGTTCTTCCCCGAGACCCCCGCGGGCCGGGCGGCCGGGCTGGCCTCGCTGCGCCGGCTGGACCACCGGCTCCTCGCGTCGGGGGCGGTCGCCTCCCCCGAGGCGGTGCAGGGCCAGCTCACCGCGATCCGCACGTTCACGGAGGGTTTCTGGGAACGCCTGCCGGAGCTGACGCTGCCGGTGCTGGTCGCCAACGGGTCCCACGACGTGATGATCAACAGCTACGCCACCTACGCGATGTCCACGCGGCTGCCGGACGCCCGCGCGCTGCTGTACAGCGACGCCGGGCACGGCTTCCTGTTCCAGCACGCCGAGGAGTTCGGGGCCGAGGTGCTGCGCTTCCTGCGCGGCTGA
- a CDS encoding alpha/beta hydrolase, translating into MTTTPDLRETAPADGTGPTGAAAAPTRTVRVGEDTFAYRRFGEPSATLPPLLLLQHFRGNLDFWDPILLDVLAADREVVTVDQRGVGASTGTTRDDVAATATDTAAFAAALGLRHVDVLGFSLGGHVAQDLALRHPRLVRRLVLGGTAPQGAPNLHPWSEDVFALATADVTTGEDFVALFFSGSTESTRLGWEHLARTAARRQDRDVPTDLATRDAQYTALMAWGVPESAKLERLSAIRQPTLVANGDDDTMMDTRNSHLLAERIPGAQLRIYPDAGHGFLDQYPRLFGEHVRAFLGR; encoded by the coding sequence GTGACCACCACCCCTGATCTGCGCGAGACCGCCCCGGCGGACGGCACCGGCCCCACCGGCGCTGCCGCGGCACCCACCCGGACCGTGCGGGTCGGCGAGGACACCTTCGCCTACCGCCGCTTCGGCGAACCGTCGGCCACGCTGCCGCCGTTGCTGCTGCTGCAGCACTTCCGGGGCAACCTGGACTTCTGGGACCCGATCCTGCTGGACGTCCTGGCCGCCGACCGCGAGGTCGTCACCGTCGACCAGCGCGGGGTCGGGGCGTCCACCGGCACCACCCGCGACGACGTCGCCGCCACCGCCACCGACACCGCGGCCTTCGCCGCCGCGCTGGGCCTGCGGCACGTCGACGTCCTGGGTTTCTCCCTCGGCGGTCACGTCGCGCAGGACCTGGCGCTGCGCCACCCGCGGCTGGTGCGCCGGCTGGTCCTGGGCGGTACCGCCCCGCAGGGCGCGCCGAACCTGCACCCGTGGAGCGAGGACGTGTTCGCCCTGGCCACCGCCGACGTCACCACGGGCGAGGACTTCGTCGCGCTGTTCTTCTCCGGGTCCACCGAGAGCACCCGCCTGGGCTGGGAGCACCTGGCCCGGACCGCCGCCCGGCGACAGGACCGCGACGTCCCGACCGACCTGGCCACCCGGGACGCGCAGTACACCGCCCTCATGGCGTGGGGGGTCCCCGAGTCCGCCAAGCTGGAACGACTGTCCGCGATCCGCCAGCCGACCCTCGTCGCGAACGGCGACGACGACACCATGATGGACACCCGGAACAGCCACTTGCTGGCCGAGCGGATCCCGGGTGCCCAACTGCGGATCTACCCCGACGCCGGTCACGGCTTCCTCGACCAGTACCCGCGGCTGTTCGGCGAGCACGTGCGCGCCTTCCTCGGCCGCTGA
- a CDS encoding ribosomal protein bL36, whose translation MKVVKSLRSLKDKDGSIVVRRHGKVFVVNKRNPRWKARQG comes from the coding sequence GTGAAGGTCGTGAAGTCGCTGCGGTCGCTGAAGGACAAGGACGGCTCCATCGTCGTCCGGCGGCACGGCAAGGTGTTCGTCGTCAACAAGCGCAACCCCCGGTGGAAGGCCCGCCAGGGCTGA
- the rpsN gene encoding 30S ribosomal protein S14, with product MAKTSKIARNEQRRAVVERFAARRRDLKAAAVDPALGAAERAAAQLALQRLPRDASPTRLRNRDATDGRPRGFLRKFGVSRVTLREMAHAGELPGVTKSSW from the coding sequence ATGGCGAAGACGTCGAAGATCGCCCGGAACGAGCAGCGCCGGGCCGTCGTCGAACGCTTCGCCGCCCGCCGCAGGGACCTGAAGGCGGCGGCGGTGGACCCCGCGCTGGGCGCGGCCGAGCGGGCCGCGGCGCAGCTCGCGCTCCAGCGGCTGCCGCGCGACGCGAGCCCCACCCGGCTGCGCAACCGCGACGCCACCGACGGACGGCCGCGGGGGTTCCTGCGCAAGTTCGGGGTCTCGCGGGTCACGCTGCGGGAGATGGCCCACGCCGGGGAACTGCCCGGCGTCACGAAGTCGAGCTGGTAG
- the rpmG gene encoding 50S ribosomal protein L33, which yields MAKSADVRPVIKLRSTAGTGYTYVTRKNRRNDPDRMVVRKFDPVVRQHVEFREER from the coding sequence ATGGCGAAGTCCGCCGACGTCCGTCCGGTGATCAAGCTGAGGTCGACCGCGGGGACCGGGTACACCTACGTCACCCGCAAGAACCGCCGCAACGACCCCGACCGCATGGTCGTCCGCAAGTTCGACCCCGTCGTGCGCCAGCACGTCGAGTTCCGCGAGGAACGCTGA
- the rpmB gene encoding 50S ribosomal protein L28, translating into MSARCQVTGARPGFGKSVSHSHRRTSRRWDPNLQARKYYVPSLGRTVTLTVSARGIKTIDRQGIESVVAQIRARGERI; encoded by the coding sequence GTGTCGGCTCGATGCCAGGTGACGGGGGCACGACCCGGGTTCGGGAAGTCCGTCTCGCACTCGCACCGCCGGACCAGCCGGCGCTGGGACCCCAACCTCCAGGCCAGGAAGTACTACGTGCCCTCGCTGGGGCGCACGGTCACGCTGACCGTGTCGGCGCGGGGCATCAAGACCATCGACCGCCAGGGCATCGAGTCCGTGGTGGCGCAGATCCGAGCGCGAGGGGAGCGCATCTGA
- a CDS encoding protein-tyrosine phosphatase family protein codes for MTWEAGAAGVVELPSGRRVRGRGLRRPLPAGDLPEFAVHLLGRRPSEVDWPSRWVRWPDFRLPADPAELRAVLAEVLERSATQRVELACAGGRGRTGTALAVLAVLDGVPAPEAVAWVRARYDRRAVETPGQRRFVAAL; via the coding sequence GTGACGTGGGAGGCGGGCGCGGCCGGGGTCGTGGAGCTGCCGTCGGGGCGGCGCGTGCGGGGGCGTGGGCTGCGCCGGCCGCTGCCGGCGGGGGACCTGCCGGAGTTCGCGGTGCACCTGCTGGGGCGGCGCCCGTCGGAGGTCGACTGGCCCTCGCGGTGGGTCCGGTGGCCGGACTTCCGGCTGCCGGCCGACCCGGCGGAGCTGCGCGCGGTGCTGGCCGAGGTGCTGGAGCGGTCGGCGACGCAGCGGGTGGAACTGGCGTGCGCGGGGGGCCGGGGCCGGACGGGGACGGCGCTGGCCGTGCTGGCGGTGCTCGACGGGGTCCCGGCGCCGGAGGCGGTGGCGTGGGTGCGCGCCCGCTACGACCGGCGCGCCGTCGAGACGCCGGGCCAGCGCCGGTTCGTGGCGGCTCTGTAG
- a CDS encoding MFS transporter: protein MTGGSWRPQRAAALTLVTVVLAVGAHAAAGGMLPSPWVLLALTVPTACAATALTRRRRTAPTTLLALGAGQLGLHEALALGGGACTATATGHHTVAMACGATAHHDPGTGMLLAHVLATLLTGLLLARGEQLLGAVLARLAFAFPRLRATTPVVRPRLPRAAERRVRPRLVDARVPARRGPPALARATA from the coding sequence GTGACCGGAGGATCGTGGCGCCCCCAGCGCGCCGCCGCCCTGACCCTGGTCACCGTCGTCCTCGCCGTCGGCGCCCACGCCGCCGCCGGGGGGATGCTCCCCTCCCCCTGGGTCCTGCTCGCGCTGACCGTCCCCACGGCCTGCGCGGCCACCGCGCTCACCCGCCGGCGCCGGACGGCCCCCACCACGCTGCTGGCCCTGGGCGCCGGGCAGCTCGGTCTCCACGAGGCGCTCGCGCTCGGCGGCGGTGCCTGCACCGCCACCGCGACCGGTCACCACACCGTCGCGATGGCCTGCGGCGCGACGGCCCACCACGACCCCGGCACGGGGATGCTGCTCGCGCACGTCCTCGCGACGCTGCTGACCGGGCTGCTGCTGGCCCGCGGCGAACAGCTCCTCGGGGCCGTCCTGGCCCGGCTCGCGTTCGCGTTCCCCCGGCTGCGGGCCACGACCCCGGTCGTGCGCCCCCGGTTGCCCCGTGCCGCGGAACGCCGGGTCCGACCCCGCCTCGTCGACGCCCGCGTCCCCGCCCGCCGCGGGCCACCGGCGCTCGCGCGCGCGACCGCCTGA
- a CDS encoding cytochrome c oxidase assembly protein, producing the protein MDHSPKLLVLAVPGALLAVVGGLALTGSLAATDLLDPGPFVRYALPLARTLHDLAAALTVGLLVLTAVALPGGRAVEGEARTVRTAALRYAAVAATTWLAAAAATLVLTYADVAGTPLGSPGFTSQFWFFLTDLDLGRSLLASALGVLVVAVGCWLVRSLTTVGILAALSLAALLPLGLAGHAAGTNDHSLAVDGLVLHLLGVCVWAGGLAALVLLHRRLGRHLGDVATRYSWLAGACFAVVALSGVVNAWLRVGSWDGLLTRYGALVVVKSAALVVLGVAGWRQRTHVLPRLAERPGAFVRLAVTEVVVMGVTFGASVALSRSAPPVPQTASGPGAQLEALLGFPPPPAFSPAKLLTEWHLASFWFLVAATLAGSYVAGVRRLRRRGDRWPVLSTVSWLAGCALLVYLTSGAPALYGKLTFSGHMVQHMSLTMVVPPLLVLGAPMTLALRAATARHDGSRGLREWVLALTASPWLRFFGNPVVAAVVFAGSLYAFYYTGLFQQALLTHTGHTLMTAHFLLSGYVFCWVLVGRDPGPHRPPYPLRLLLLLVTLSFHAFFGVALMSSSQVLAPAWWHALGRTDDAALLADQHVGGGVAWGTGDIPTAVLAIGLALAWARSDEREARRKDRKGDRDGDAELAAYNERLAALARREE; encoded by the coding sequence GTGGACCACTCCCCGAAGCTCCTCGTCCTCGCCGTGCCCGGCGCCCTCCTCGCCGTCGTCGGCGGCCTCGCCCTGACGGGCTCGCTGGCCGCGACCGACCTGCTCGACCCCGGACCGTTCGTCCGGTACGCCCTGCCCCTGGCCCGCACCCTCCACGACCTCGCGGCCGCCCTCACCGTCGGGCTCCTCGTCCTGACGGCCGTCGCCCTGCCCGGCGGCCGGGCCGTCGAGGGCGAGGCCCGGACCGTGCGCACCGCCGCCCTGCGGTACGCCGCGGTCGCCGCCACGACCTGGCTCGCCGCCGCCGCCGCGACCCTCGTCCTCACCTACGCCGACGTCGCCGGGACACCGCTGGGCAGCCCCGGGTTCACGTCCCAGTTCTGGTTCTTCCTCACCGACCTCGACCTCGGCCGGTCCCTGCTCGCCTCCGCGCTCGGCGTGCTGGTCGTCGCCGTCGGGTGCTGGCTCGTGCGCAGCCTGACGACGGTCGGGATCCTCGCCGCGCTGTCGCTGGCCGCGCTGCTCCCGCTGGGCCTGGCCGGTCACGCGGCCGGCACGAACGACCACTCCCTCGCCGTCGACGGTCTCGTCCTGCACCTGCTCGGCGTGTGCGTGTGGGCCGGCGGGCTGGCCGCGCTGGTCCTCCTGCACCGCCGGCTCGGGCGGCACCTGGGCGACGTGGCGACCCGCTACTCCTGGCTCGCCGGGGCGTGCTTCGCGGTCGTCGCGCTCTCCGGCGTCGTCAACGCCTGGCTGCGCGTCGGGTCCTGGGACGGGCTGCTGACCCGGTACGGGGCGCTGGTCGTCGTCAAGTCCGCGGCGCTCGTCGTCCTCGGGGTCGCGGGCTGGCGCCAGCGCACGCACGTCCTGCCCCGCCTGGCCGAGCGGCCCGGGGCCTTCGTGCGGCTGGCCGTCACCGAGGTGGTCGTCATGGGTGTCACGTTCGGCGCCTCGGTGGCCCTGTCCCGCAGCGCGCCGCCCGTCCCGCAGACCGCGTCGGGCCCCGGCGCCCAGCTGGAGGCGCTGCTCGGTTTCCCGCCGCCGCCGGCGTTCTCCCCCGCGAAGCTGCTCACCGAGTGGCACCTCGCGTCGTTCTGGTTCCTCGTCGCCGCCACCCTCGCGGGGTCCTACGTCGCCGGGGTCCGGCGCCTGCGCCGCCGCGGGGACCGCTGGCCCGTGCTGTCGACCGTCTCCTGGCTGGCCGGCTGCGCGCTGCTGGTCTACCTGACCAGCGGCGCCCCCGCGCTCTACGGCAAGCTCACGTTCTCCGGCCACATGGTGCAGCACATGAGCCTGACGATGGTCGTCCCGCCGCTGCTCGTCCTCGGCGCACCGATGACGCTCGCGCTGCGCGCGGCGACCGCCCGGCACGACGGTTCCCGCGGTCTGCGGGAGTGGGTGCTCGCGCTGACGGCCTCGCCGTGGCTGCGGTTCTTCGGCAACCCCGTCGTCGCGGCCGTCGTGTTCGCGGGCAGCCTCTACGCTTTTTACTACACCGGGTTGTTCCAGCAGGCGCTGCTCACGCACACCGGTCACACGCTGATGACGGCGCACTTCCTGCTGTCGGGGTACGTGTTCTGCTGGGTGCTCGTGGGCCGCGATCCCGGCCCGCACCGGCCGCCGTACCCGCTGCGGTTGCTGCTGCTGCTCGTCACCCTGTCGTTCCACGCGTTCTTCGGCGTGGCGCTCATGTCGAGCTCGCAGGTCCTCGCCCCCGCCTGGTGGCACGCCCTCGGGCGCACCGACGACGCCGCCCTGCTCGCCGACCAGCACGTCGGCGGCGGGGTCGCCTGGGGCACCGGCGACATCCCCACCGCCGTCCTCGCGATCGGGCTGGCCCTGGCCTGGGCCCGTTCGGACGAGCGCGAGGCGCGGCGGAAGGACCGCAAGGGCGACCGCGACGGCGACGCCGAGCTCGCCGCCTACAACGAGCGGCTCGCCGCCCTGGCCCGCCGCGAGGAGTGA
- a CDS encoding MBL fold metallo-hydrolase, with translation MAAPALIRPVLVAELLADGERMPVVVHVVEHPDARVLVDTGLTRLHPAAADLDPRLVPGWQDEVGVDSIDLVVNTHLHFDHCGGNHLFTGRPVHVQRRELDDVRSGAVPTVREWVQAPGVEYVPVDGELEVLPGLRLLPAPGHTPGSQVVVVETGGRPQVVCGDTAVFSGELDDPRSEGQRLVRGLDPELVWLSHELQPWRPPV, from the coding sequence ATGGCCGCACCCGCCCTCATCCGACCGGTCCTCGTGGCCGAGCTCCTCGCCGACGGCGAACGGATGCCCGTCGTCGTCCACGTCGTCGAGCACCCCGACGCGCGCGTGCTGGTCGACACCGGCCTGACGCGGCTGCACCCGGCGGCGGCCGACCTCGACCCCCGGTTGGTGCCCGGCTGGCAGGACGAGGTCGGCGTGGACTCCATCGACCTCGTCGTCAACACCCACCTGCACTTCGACCACTGCGGCGGGAACCACCTCTTCACCGGCCGGCCCGTCCACGTCCAGCGCCGCGAACTCGACGACGTCCGCTCCGGGGCCGTCCCCACCGTCCGCGAGTGGGTCCAGGCGCCCGGCGTGGAGTACGTCCCGGTCGACGGGGAGCTGGAGGTGCTGCCGGGCCTGCGACTGCTGCCCGCCCCGGGGCACACCCCCGGCTCGCAGGTCGTCGTCGTCGAGACCGGTGGGCGCCCGCAGGTCGTCTGCGGTGACACGGCCGTCTTCTCCGGGGAGCTGGACGATCCGCGCAGCGAGGGTCAGCGGCTGGTGCGCGGTCTCGACCCGGAACTGGTGTGGCTGTCGCACGAGCTCCAGCCGTGGAGACCACCCGTGTGA
- a CDS encoding HepT-like ribonuclease domain-containing protein: protein MSRHAHQRLLDVLAALDAIEAHTRRGDLSDGLVFDAVRVRLIEIGEAVKAVPEEVLAGEPDLPWSEIARMRDHLAHRYFAPPRFAWEVPPPPTPSWPPPSPGTCPNSGAPSNVCCGTLETDAGTFTTRRSGCRRAGLRGRTSPSRRTPGSHPAT, encoded by the coding sequence GTGAGCCGACACGCCCACCAGCGCCTTCTCGACGTGCTGGCGGCCTTGGACGCCATCGAGGCCCACACCCGTCGCGGCGACCTGTCCGACGGTCTCGTCTTCGACGCGGTCCGCGTACGGCTGATTGAGATCGGCGAGGCGGTCAAAGCGGTTCCGGAGGAAGTGCTGGCCGGTGAGCCGGACCTGCCGTGGTCGGAGATCGCCCGCATGCGCGACCACCTCGCCCACCGCTACTTCGCTCCCCCACGCTTCGCGTGGGAGGTGCCCCCTCCACCCACTCCATCGTGGCCACCACCGTCACCCGGGACCTGCCCGAACTCCGGCGCGCCGTCGAACGTCTGCTGCGGGACGCTCGAGACTGACGCCGGGACGTTCACGACACGTCGGTCAGGGTGCCGTCGAGCCGGGCTCAGAGGACGAACCAGTCCTTCCCGTCGGACACCAGGCTCACACCCTGCCACCTGA
- a CDS encoding nucleotidyltransferase domain-containing protein: MPVIESAAALLKDARRRAGLTQAQLGRRAGVTQSVVSAYESGQRQPSLPTLLHLLRASGHLLDASLVATDSPPVTAPLSGPLGRRLRRHRREVKAIAAAHGVQHVRVFGSTARGTEHPGSDVDLLVDLPAGTGLFALGRLRRDLEDLLDAPVDLVPEDGLKPEVRTNVEPDLVPL; the protein is encoded by the coding sequence GTGCCCGTCATCGAGTCCGCCGCGGCGCTGCTGAAGGACGCGCGTCGCCGGGCAGGACTGACGCAGGCCCAGCTGGGCCGGCGCGCCGGGGTCACCCAGAGCGTCGTCAGCGCCTACGAGTCCGGGCAGCGCCAGCCCTCCCTGCCCACCCTTCTGCACCTGCTGCGCGCCAGCGGGCACCTGCTCGACGCCTCGCTCGTCGCCACCGACTCCCCACCCGTCACCGCCCCGCTGTCCGGGCCCCTCGGCCGGCGCCTGCGCCGGCACCGGCGCGAGGTCAAGGCCATCGCCGCCGCTCACGGCGTGCAGCACGTCCGCGTCTTCGGCAGTACCGCCCGCGGCACCGAACACCCCGGCTCCGACGTCGACCTGCTCGTGGACCTCCCGGCCGGGACAGGACTGTTCGCCCTGGGGCGCCTGCGCCGCGACCTCGAGGACCTCCTCGACGCTCCTGTCGACCTGGTTCCCGAGGACGGGCTCAAACCCGAGGTGCGGACGAACGTCGAACCGGACCTGGTGCCCCTGTGA